One genomic region from Jiangella sp. DSM 45060 encodes:
- a CDS encoding LppX_LprAFG lipoprotein: MRHTARRMLPAALVVAALALTACSDDGDGGGGSTPDDDPQAQLETAADLLNEASSVTFVLEGDDLPDDGTVVVGGEGVAVPPSSFEGEIRIRAGALPATIEVVSVDGKLWAQLPLTSGFEEVNADDLGFGDPGLLIDPDHGVSQLLTSGTEITAGEQVRVDGDVYDQVESVLPGELVGEVLTIADPSADVEAVWALDTETGQLRQATLTGPFYDGGDEQTYTVRLEKYDEPAEISAPDS; encoded by the coding sequence ATGCGCCACACCGCCCGCCGCATGCTGCCCGCCGCGCTCGTCGTCGCCGCGCTGGCCCTGACGGCGTGCAGCGACGACGGCGACGGCGGCGGCGGGAGCACGCCGGACGACGACCCGCAGGCCCAGCTCGAGACCGCCGCCGACCTCCTCAACGAGGCGTCCAGCGTCACGTTCGTGCTCGAGGGCGACGACCTCCCCGACGACGGCACGGTCGTCGTCGGCGGCGAGGGCGTCGCGGTGCCGCCATCGTCGTTCGAGGGCGAGATCCGCATCCGCGCCGGCGCGCTGCCGGCCACCATCGAGGTCGTCTCCGTCGACGGCAAACTGTGGGCGCAACTGCCGCTGACCAGTGGGTTCGAGGAAGTGAACGCCGACGACCTCGGGTTCGGCGACCCCGGCCTGCTGATCGACCCCGACCACGGGGTCAGCCAGTTGCTGACGTCCGGCACCGAGATCACCGCCGGCGAGCAGGTCCGCGTCGACGGCGACGTCTACGACCAGGTCGAGTCCGTGCTGCCGGGGGAGCTGGTCGGCGAGGTGCTCACCATCGCCGACCCGTCCGCCGACGTCGAGGCCGTGTGGGCGCTCGACACCGAGACCGGCCAGCTGCGCCAGGCCACGCTGACCGGCCCGTTCTACGACGGCGGCGACGAGCAGACCTACACCGTCCGCCTCGAGAAGTACGACGAGCCCGCTGAGATCAGTGCTCCGGACAGCTGA
- a CDS encoding MFS transporter produces the protein MDPATIHNRRWSILGVLVVSLLVVVLDNTVLNVALRTIQDDLSATQSELEWAINSYTLVFAGLLFTFGLLGDRFGRRRMLMLGLLLFGIASAVSAYASSPEQLIAARAFMGVGAAAVMPSTLAIITHVFEPEERGRAIGIWVASVGISIVLGPVLGGALLERFWWGSVFLINVPVVLLGLALIAWLVPESRNPSPGRLDPGGVLLSIVGLTLLVYGIIEGGERATVTDPLVWGSTLGGLAVLALFVWYERRSDHPALDVALFRNPVFSASVTTIGLVFFAMLGTFFFMTFYLQIVRGYTPLETGLMFLPFAIAQTAFATFSSTAVQRWGIRAVTATGLTLVAASLVAMGFIDETTPLWYLLAAFFVQGAGIANVMPPATTAVMAAVPREKAGVGSAVNNTMRQVGGALGVAILGAVLSARYRSGVDDAVGVLPAGVRHAAAESLGTTMQAAERAGVVAQVRGPAFAAFLSGVHWVAFLGAAVAALSVLVVTVFLPGRPGRPAPSPSGAPEAPEPQTART, from the coding sequence GTGGACCCAGCGACGATCCACAACCGGCGATGGAGCATCCTCGGCGTCCTCGTCGTGAGCCTGCTCGTCGTCGTGCTCGACAACACGGTGCTCAACGTCGCGCTCCGCACCATTCAGGACGATCTCTCGGCCACCCAGAGCGAGCTGGAGTGGGCGATCAACTCCTACACCCTCGTCTTCGCCGGACTGCTGTTCACGTTCGGCCTGCTCGGCGACCGGTTCGGCCGCCGGCGCATGCTCATGCTCGGCCTGCTGCTGTTCGGCATCGCGTCGGCGGTCTCCGCCTACGCGTCGTCGCCGGAGCAGCTGATCGCGGCCCGCGCCTTCATGGGCGTCGGCGCGGCCGCTGTCATGCCGTCCACGCTCGCGATCATCACCCACGTCTTCGAGCCGGAGGAACGCGGCCGGGCCATCGGCATCTGGGTCGCGTCGGTCGGGATCTCCATCGTGCTCGGGCCGGTGCTCGGCGGCGCGCTGCTGGAGCGGTTCTGGTGGGGGTCGGTGTTCCTCATCAACGTGCCGGTGGTGCTGCTCGGGCTGGCGCTGATCGCGTGGCTCGTCCCCGAGTCGCGCAACCCGTCGCCCGGCCGGCTCGACCCCGGCGGCGTGCTGCTGTCCATCGTCGGTCTGACGCTGCTCGTCTACGGCATCATCGAGGGCGGCGAACGGGCCACCGTCACCGACCCGCTGGTCTGGGGGTCGACGCTCGGCGGGCTGGCCGTGCTGGCGCTGTTCGTCTGGTACGAGCGCCGGTCCGACCACCCCGCCCTGGACGTCGCGCTGTTCCGCAACCCGGTGTTCTCGGCCTCGGTGACGACGATCGGGCTGGTCTTCTTCGCCATGCTCGGCACGTTCTTCTTCATGACGTTCTACCTGCAGATCGTCCGCGGGTACACGCCGCTGGAGACCGGCCTGATGTTCCTGCCGTTCGCCATCGCGCAGACGGCGTTCGCGACGTTCTCGTCGACGGCGGTGCAGCGGTGGGGCATCCGGGCCGTGACGGCGACCGGGTTGACGCTCGTCGCGGCCAGCCTGGTCGCGATGGGGTTCATCGACGAGACCACGCCGCTGTGGTACCTGCTCGCCGCGTTCTTCGTCCAGGGCGCCGGCATCGCCAACGTCATGCCGCCCGCCACGACCGCGGTCATGGCCGCCGTGCCGCGCGAGAAGGCCGGCGTCGGCTCCGCCGTGAACAACACGATGCGCCAGGTCGGCGGCGCGCTCGGGGTCGCCATCCTGGGCGCGGTGCTGTCGGCGCGGTACCGGTCCGGTGTGGACGACGCGGTCGGCGTGCTGCCCGCGGGTGTCCGGCACGCGGCCGCGGAGTCGCTCGGCACCACCATGCAGGCGGCCGAGCGGGCCGGCGTCGTCGCGCAGGTCCGCGGCCCGGCGTTCGCGGCCTTCCTCAGCGGCGTGCACTGGGTAGCCTTCTTGGGAGCCGCGGTCGCGGCGCTGAGCGTCCTCGTCGTCACGGTGTTCCTGCCGGGCCGGCCGGGGCGTCCCGCGCCGTCACCGTCGGGGGCTCCGGAGGCGCCGGAGCCGCAGACAGCGAGGACGTGA
- a CDS encoding DinB family protein translates to MTRHVDEDLRGTEFRECDLTGARLIGVVMQDAVIDGLVTNLVVNGVEVTGYVQAELDRRHPVRLLIRSEDPADLREAARQLHAAWATTIERIRRTPGIERRSVNDEWSAAQTLRHLVFVHDSWFRRCCLGSTELFTPMGIGPTVEPYRGAHGLDPSLDPALDEIVGVREAQAAELEAWLDDVTPAQLAARAPVPDDDVWPPYARGRSVRQCLGTVLNDTFEHHRFCVRDLDLIEAQDAE, encoded by the coding sequence ATGACGCGTCATGTCGACGAGGATCTGCGCGGGACGGAGTTCCGGGAGTGCGACCTGACCGGGGCCCGCCTGATCGGCGTCGTCATGCAGGACGCCGTGATCGACGGGCTCGTCACCAACCTCGTGGTGAACGGGGTCGAGGTCACTGGGTATGTCCAGGCGGAGCTCGACCGGCGTCATCCGGTGCGGCTGCTGATCCGCTCCGAGGACCCGGCCGACCTGCGCGAGGCAGCGCGTCAGCTCCATGCCGCCTGGGCCACCACGATCGAGCGGATCCGCCGTACGCCAGGCATCGAGCGCCGCAGCGTGAACGACGAGTGGTCGGCGGCGCAGACGCTGCGCCACCTGGTCTTCGTCCACGACTCGTGGTTCCGCCGCTGCTGCCTGGGCTCGACCGAGCTGTTCACGCCGATGGGCATCGGGCCGACCGTCGAGCCCTACCGAGGAGCGCACGGGCTCGACCCCTCGCTCGATCCGGCCCTCGACGAGATCGTCGGCGTGCGTGAGGCACAGGCCGCCGAGCTCGAGGCCTGGCTCGACGACGTCACCCCTGCGCAGCTCGCAGCGCGAGCGCCGGTGCCCGACGACGACGTCTGGCCGCCGTACGCCCGGGGCCGCTCGGTGCGGCAGTGCCTCGGCACGGTGCTCAACGATACCTTCGAGCACCACCGCTTCTGCGTCCGCGACCTCGACCTGATCGAGGCACAGGACGCCGAGTAG
- a CDS encoding TetR/AcrR family transcriptional regulator has protein sequence MTEIARVERRSGRPRSEDADRAIIDATLDLLAESGIAGTTIEGVAARAGVGKTTIYRRWKGLESLICDAVAELKGPLPTLPGTSLRDDLLALAEAAARGRESARNRKVYACFVGEMARYPALAAQYRESVIRPRRALTQAALQRAIDRGELRDDLDLDVLAEIVTAPTMQWMLHNPDRSPTRELLEQLLDGVLRGVARG, from the coding sequence ATGACGGAGATCGCTCGGGTGGAGCGGCGCAGCGGCCGGCCGCGCAGCGAGGACGCCGACCGGGCGATCATCGACGCGACCCTCGACCTGCTCGCGGAGTCCGGCATCGCCGGCACCACCATCGAGGGGGTCGCCGCCCGGGCCGGCGTCGGCAAGACCACCATCTACCGGCGGTGGAAGGGCCTCGAGAGCCTCATCTGCGACGCCGTCGCGGAGCTCAAGGGCCCGCTGCCGACGCTGCCCGGCACGTCCCTGCGCGACGACCTCCTGGCGCTGGCCGAGGCGGCGGCGCGCGGACGCGAGTCGGCCCGCAACCGCAAGGTGTACGCCTGCTTCGTCGGCGAGATGGCCCGCTACCCGGCGCTGGCCGCCCAGTACCGCGAGTCGGTCATCCGCCCGCGGCGGGCGCTCACGCAGGCCGCCCTGCAGCGCGCCATCGACCGCGGCGAGCTGCGCGACGACCTCGACCTCGACGTCCTGGCCGAGATCGTCACCGCGCCGACGATGCAGTGGATGCTGCACAACCCCGACCGCAGCCCGACCCGCGAACTGCTCGAGCAGCTCCTCGACGGCGTGTTGCGCGGGGTCGCGCGCGGGTAG
- a CDS encoding DNA topoisomerase (ATP-hydrolyzing) subunit A has product MARRTTTPPPEDFEEVILDVDVSEEMRGSFLEYAYSVIYSRAIPDARDGLKPVQRRILFQMNEMGLRPDRPHVKCGRVVGDVMGKLHPHGDGAIYDTLVRMAQPWAMRVPLVDGHGNFGSLDAGPAAYRYTECRMSEPAMLLVRSLDENVVDMVPNYDGQFEQPEVLPAAFPNLLVNGATGIAVGMATNMAPHNLGEVIDATRHLLTNPEASLDDLMRFVPGPDLPSGGRIIGLDGVREAYETGRGAFKTRATARIENITARRKGIVITELPYMVGPERVRERIVELVRNKKLQGVADVVDYTDRNTALRLVIELKSGFVPEAVLAELYRLTPLEDSFSINNVALVDGQPRTLGLKELLEVFIAHRLSVVRRRSEFRRTKAADRLHLVDGLMIALLDIDEVIAVIRSSDDASAARERLMAVFDLSDIQARYILDTPLRRLTRYDRLELEKEGEELRRTIAELTALLENEGLLRQAVSDELAEIAAAHATPRRTVLLEESGAVTTRAGATSLEIADDPCQVLLSSSGLLARTAGEEPLLYGDKRSKHDVVVSVAASTARGEVGVVTSAGRVLRLSVLDLPSLPPTAALTLAGGAALKEFIELDAGERALALTTFATDSPGLALGTERGVVKRVVPDHPGKDAYDVIRLDDGDRVVGAVELRTGDEDLVFVSSDAQLLRFAASAVRPQGRSGGGIAGIKLSSGAKVTFFGAVDASRAGAVVTVSGSSTALPGTQPGAVKVTPYSEYPAKGRATGGVRCHRFLKGEDTLLLSWVGTAPPRAAAASGVPIELPPATGRRDGSGIAVAQPIAAVAGPLPGGDDEQPPPPAEEPVAEAEQGTLELE; this is encoded by the coding sequence ATGGCACGCCGGACCACGACACCCCCGCCCGAGGACTTCGAGGAAGTCATCCTCGACGTCGACGTCTCGGAGGAGATGCGGGGCAGCTTCCTCGAGTACGCCTATTCGGTCATCTACTCCCGCGCCATCCCGGACGCCCGCGACGGGCTGAAGCCGGTGCAGCGCAGGATCCTGTTCCAGATGAACGAGATGGGCCTGCGCCCCGACCGCCCGCACGTGAAGTGCGGCCGCGTCGTCGGCGACGTGATGGGCAAGCTGCACCCGCACGGTGACGGCGCCATCTACGACACCCTGGTGCGCATGGCGCAGCCGTGGGCCATGCGGGTGCCGCTGGTCGACGGGCACGGGAACTTCGGCTCGCTCGACGCCGGCCCGGCCGCGTACCGGTACACCGAGTGCCGCATGAGTGAGCCCGCCATGCTGCTGGTCCGGTCGCTCGACGAGAACGTCGTCGACATGGTGCCGAACTACGACGGGCAGTTCGAGCAGCCCGAGGTGCTGCCGGCGGCGTTCCCGAACCTGCTGGTCAACGGCGCCACCGGCATCGCCGTCGGCATGGCGACGAACATGGCGCCGCACAACCTCGGCGAGGTCATCGACGCCACCCGGCACCTGCTGACGAACCCCGAGGCGAGCCTCGACGACCTCATGCGCTTCGTGCCCGGGCCCGACCTCCCCAGCGGCGGGCGCATCATCGGGCTCGACGGCGTCCGCGAGGCCTACGAGACCGGCCGGGGCGCGTTCAAGACCCGCGCGACCGCCCGCATCGAGAACATCACCGCCCGCCGCAAGGGCATCGTCATCACCGAGCTGCCGTACATGGTCGGCCCGGAGCGGGTCCGCGAGCGCATCGTCGAGCTGGTCCGCAACAAGAAGCTGCAGGGCGTCGCCGACGTCGTCGACTACACCGACCGCAACACCGCGCTGCGCCTCGTCATCGAGCTGAAGAGCGGCTTCGTCCCCGAGGCGGTGCTGGCGGAGCTGTACCGCCTCACCCCGCTGGAGGACTCCTTCTCCATCAACAACGTCGCGCTGGTCGACGGCCAGCCGCGCACGCTGGGCCTCAAGGAGCTGCTCGAGGTCTTCATCGCGCACCGCCTGTCCGTCGTGCGGCGGCGCAGCGAGTTCCGCCGCACCAAGGCGGCCGACCGGCTGCACCTCGTCGACGGCCTGATGATCGCGCTGCTCGACATCGACGAGGTCATCGCGGTCATCCGCTCCTCCGACGACGCGTCGGCCGCACGCGAGCGGTTGATGGCGGTCTTCGACCTCTCCGACATCCAGGCCCGCTACATCCTCGACACCCCGCTGCGCCGGCTCACCCGCTACGACCGGCTGGAGCTGGAGAAGGAGGGCGAGGAGCTGCGGCGCACCATCGCCGAGCTGACGGCGCTGCTCGAGAACGAGGGCCTGCTGCGCCAGGCGGTGTCCGACGAGCTGGCCGAGATCGCCGCCGCGCACGCCACGCCGCGGCGCACCGTCCTGCTGGAAGAGTCCGGCGCCGTCACCACCCGGGCCGGTGCCACGTCGCTGGAGATCGCCGACGACCCCTGCCAGGTGCTGCTGTCGTCGTCGGGGCTGCTGGCGCGAACGGCCGGCGAGGAACCGCTGCTCTACGGCGACAAGCGGTCCAAGCACGACGTCGTCGTGTCCGTGGCGGCGTCGACGGCCCGCGGCGAGGTCGGCGTCGTCACGTCGGCCGGGCGGGTGCTGCGGCTGTCCGTGCTCGACCTGCCGTCGCTGCCCCCGACGGCGGCGCTGACGCTCGCCGGCGGCGCGGCGCTGAAGGAGTTCATCGAGCTCGACGCCGGTGAACGGGCGCTGGCGTTGACGACGTTCGCTACCGACTCCCCCGGCCTGGCGCTGGGCACGGAGCGCGGCGTCGTCAAGCGGGTCGTCCCGGACCACCCGGGCAAGGACGCCTACGACGTCATCCGCCTCGACGACGGCGACCGCGTGGTCGGCGCCGTCGAGCTGCGCACCGGCGACGAAGACCTCGTGTTCGTCAGCTCCGACGCGCAACTGCTCCGCTTCGCCGCGTCGGCGGTGCGGCCGCAGGGCCGGTCGGGCGGCGGCATCGCCGGCATCAAGCTGTCGTCCGGCGCGAAGGTGACGTTCTTCGGCGCGGTCGACGCCTCGCGCGCCGGCGCCGTCGTCACCGTCTCCGGCTCCTCCACGGCCCTGCCGGGCACCCAGCCGGGAGCGGTCAAGGTCACCCCGTACTCCGAGTACCCCGCGAAGGGCCGAGCGACCGGCGGCGTGCGCTGCCACCGGTTCCTCAAGGGCGAGGACACCCTGCTGCTCTCGTGGGTGGGCACGGCGCCGCCGCGGGCCGCGGCCGCCAGCGGCGTGCCGATCGAGCTACCGCCCGCGACCGGCCGCCGCGACGGCTCCGGCATCGCGGTCGCCCAGCCCATCGCGGCCGTCGCCGGACCCCTCCCGGGTGGTGACGACGAGCAGCCGCCGCCACCCGCCGAGGAGCCCGTCGCCGAAGCCGAGCAGGGGACGCTGGAACTGGAGTAG